The genomic region GTAGACAAATGTGTTTACAGTGTTATGTATTGatttttgtttctatttcttttttctttttatttcttgtaatatttactaaaaactaataaaaattaataaataaaaaaattgtttaaatttCTGAATCAATTTTAGTGGGCTAGTCagttaaaatactttttaaagcatTCAACAAGATACTACTTATCTGACATTATTTCTTTTCCAGCCACGCAATGGAAGGAGATCTACTACATTTCGTTAAAATGGTATAAACCTTAATTTTTCACTCAGAACAGACTTTGAGCATTCATTCTATCTGTACAGAAAATAGTCtaaaatccacattttaaaaagcaagcaatagAGTAGTAGTGCCAGGAAAAGTTGGAAATGAAAATTATACTATTTTACTGGATGAAAGTGTCAATAAACAAGTAGATAAGGGTTAATCAATCAATATATACACCAAATGTTTAAGAATTTTTGCCATGCAACAAAAATGAAACCCCTCGCCGAATATTAAATCCAATGTATCTCTGTGACCCACCTCCTTACCCTTCTGAAAGGGTGACAAATTATGGTGGAACAGTTTGATAACTTTGCTGATCTAAAATCATTGTATTAAGTGGATCGTGAACAGCCAACAACATAACGCAGGTACAACAGGATCAGTGTTATTGTGTTAGAAATGGTCAACATTGAAATAAGCATTGTTGTGTCATCAAAAACGGAATCTATAGCATGGGCTAAGTCGCAGGCATGGCTAGACCTGGCCTTccattttgggactacagttcccatcatccctgcccactggtcctgttagcgagggaggatgggagttgtagtcccaaaacatctggagggccaagtttggccatgcctgggctAAGATATAGAACTGGCCCTACACATCTCACATGGCCTAGGCAGAATTCATATGGCCAGGTCAGTATGCAGTTTGGTTATTTGTTAGTTTATTAGCCACCTTTCACCTTGAGCATGTTATATTACAGTTTCCAACATAGCATTATGCTAGCAATAATATCTGCATTATTGCTGTTATGACTTCTTAGAATCAGGCTACCAAAATTGAAATTTAATAGTGACTTgcccccttttaaaaacaattacagaGCAGATTGTTTTAAGTCCAGCCCCTGCCCACCTGAGTGCAACGTTGAATGCATTTAATGTATTCTGGGGACTGAGATCACGTGGATCAAAATGCCATGAAGTCTCTGTAGGCTCAGGACTCTTGGTTCTCACAGATCCACCTGGCTTCAACAGCTTGTTTCACATTGGTCATACGGTGCTGGAAGGAAGAAGGATTTGCTGTCTTCATCTCCACTTGATTGCAAAGCTGGAGCCCCCATGCTCTACCCACAGATAGAACCAGCcaatgggagagagagaagtgacaCACCTGGCCATAGTTCTCCTGGGCTGTTCTGGGCTGTGATTATTGGGTGGGATGTGTCTGTGATGGCAAGGGATCTCTTAAGACATTTCAGGAGTTTAAACAAGTTCAAAAATGGAATTTCCATCCCCTGACACTGCCAGTCTATATATGTCCTTTGCCAGGATTGTAACAATTTTTAAAGTCACTACCCATTATATAATTGAACATTTTTATCTTTTTCAGGATTCTTCAGCCTCACACCTAAAATCATCACAGGATTGCAGACAAGATGGGCATTCTTTATATGtaaaatgctctctctctctctttctttttagatACTTCATCCACTATGTACATTTCTTataattaaaaaaatgcagtGTAACCCTATGCATGTTGACTAACAAGTAAGTTTCGGTGTGtttaatggagcttactctcaaATAAGtcagcataggattgcagcctaaggtgCAGTTGTTTCTTTCTGAAGTATGTTAAAATAATTCTGTTTCCTCATCTCATGTTCTTTGCAACTATGTGTGTAATAAAATTGAAAACAAAATACTGTTGGTGTTAAGATTGTTGCATGCAAAATACCTCGACCATAGCAGTATTGCTACAAGTGGTGTGTTCCCTCTCACCACCTTTTGTTGTAAATAAAGACACTCTGTAGAGAGTTGTTTTTAATGAGAATTTTTCAGTTTTTAATGTCATACTTTCAAGGTTTGGGTCTTATGGTTTGCAATTATGGTTAAGTGCTTTCGTTATATAAACCAGCATGCTAATATCTAACATGAAATCAAATGGGCCCTTCTTGTATACTAGTGGAGCAACAGAGCAGTGGAACTATAGTCAATGAAATTTAGTAGTGGGTAAAACTTTCAAAGAGGAGAACGGGTGCCATGAATTAGAATCATATTTAGAAAGCACATCTAACAATAGCCAGTTATTCAGCTAACTGGATCTATTATTTCCAGAGGGATTTAGTTTACTGTAGCAAAACCAAGAGCCGTGTGGCCCCTTAAAGATATATTAAGCAAGCCCTTTGTCATTGTGCAGAGCTTAATTTGTGTTAGGAGTCACCTGAGGGTTAGGCTTGGGGGCTGGGATTTGTGTTATGACATAGCTGTTGAATACATAAAGTTAAAATACATGCCTTTGTTCATGTGTTCTGTGTATCTCTCCTACTACCAAGTAACCACAATATATCACCATACATCAGGGCATTGGGAAATAGTTTTGCCAGCTGACAAGCCATCCAAGCATGGCTGGATTATCTCATTAAAAATCAAGCAGAATCTTCGCTTCAGATTGTGCCCACCATGTATTTAAAAAAAGCTGGCGATACGTTTGCAGAATGAACGCACCTTTAACAATTACACAtttttacagtgtgtgtgtgtgtatataatctACACCTACCTACCTCCTTTATCTCTTCTTTCTAATGTTAAACCTACAGTGCCAGGGTCGACTGATTTATTGGCCAAAATGCTGATGGCTGTTGTAAATAGCAAAGGCGAAAGAGCAGGCAGCCTTGTTTTGTAGCGCCAAACAATTGTGCCCCATGACAGTCTTATGTCATTAACCTGAACTTGATCAATGGATGGGGAATAAATAGTTGAGAGCGCACTGATAAATTTAGCGCTGTCCTACCTACCACCTCTTTTGTGTAAACTTATCACTGAGACTCACCGCTACAAAGGAAGATAGAGCTCTCACAATGGCAGTTGGCATCTCATAGCTGGCTCCTCCCACATGTTCTCCACAATAAGTTGTGTTCTGAAGCAGTTGCCTGGTCATTCTATCTACCCAGCTTGCCAGCTAGGCACAGGCCTGGCCTCATATTTCACTGGCACTCCAGGGCCAGGTGGCAAGGGATCACTTTTGCTGCACACAAGCAAGACAACATGCAGGTCAGAAAGACAGAATGCAATCCACTGTCACAGCAGTTCACTTTAGgcggttccatagtttaactatgcacactataggaagaactttcttttatctgtcttgaatcttccaacatgcagcttcattGAATTCTAGTGttgcaagagagggagaaaacatttTCTCTAGCTACTTGCGCCATGCCGTGGAAAGTTTTAATATACTTTTATCGTAACACCTCTTTTCTCTAAAATAAAAAGTCCAAAATGTTGCaacctcataggggagttgcttcatcccctttatcattttggttgccctttctgaAACCTTTTCCAACCCCAATTTATTCCACGTGCCGTCTCGTCACAAACTTGTGTAATGCCCTTTGTGATATCGGCAGCCTAACTATCAATTTAAAAAGTATGTCTAAACTGTATAGCACTTTGCCCCTTTAAATGTTTAAATGGTGTTTCAGCTTTTGTGCATCCCTTTAATacaaataagggacgcgggtggcactgtggtctaagccacagagcctagggcttgccaatcagaaggtcggcggttcgaatccccgcaagagggtgagctcccgttgctcgatccttgctcctgccaacctagcagttcgaaagcacgtcaagtgcaagtagataaataggtactgctctggcgggaaggtaaatggcgtttctgtgcgctgctccggttcgccagaagtggcttagtcatgttggccacatcatctggaagctgtctgcggtcaaacgccggctccctcagccaataaagcaagatgagtgccgcaaccccagagttgtctgcgactggacttaacggtcaggggtctctttatcctttacctttaagacaaaTGTGTGGTAGTATTTTATGTACATATGCAGCATAATTGCCAGGGATTTGGTGAATTTATAATTGAAGATTGCAGACATGAATAAAAGTGAGTGTGTGTATTTCAGATTCCTTAGCACTTTTGGGTGCAGCTCTGTGTGCCTGGGAAAGAAATCAGTGAAGGCTCTTCACTCTCCCCACCAGGTCCTTGGTGTCTATAACATCAGCTAGCATGAATACAAAACAGGTTTAAAAAGGTGTTACATACCTCCCATGTATGTTTTACTCTTAGGAGAGTGACGTATACCAGCCCCACGCCAGCAAATTCCCATTGAAGGGGATTTATGCCACTGGTTTCAATGGAATGTTCTCATAATTAACATCAGCTAAATTGGGGCTATCAAAGTGATATAGGATTCAATATCTTATGAATTTTTCAGATTTAGGTCTTAACAACTGACCTTGTGTCCTGGATTTTCCAGGCTCTCTCTTAAGGTATTAGGCGTTTCTTGGAGTAAAATATACAGTAgtagcttggttctcaaatgtaatccgttccggaagtgcgtccgagttctgaaatgttcgaaaaccaaggcatggcttccaattggcgcaggcgccccagaaacagtagtcgacagctgcatcggacattcagcttctgaaaaacgttcgaaaaccagaacacttacttctgtgtttttggtgtttgggagccgaaatgttcaagtaccaaggcgtttgagagccAATGTTCCACTGTAGTTTGGTTTATCTTCTTCCTATAGTTATTCATAATATGTCTTTCACCCAACTAATCAAAGCCCCAGAATGTTCTACCTTGGTCCTGAGCATTAGCTTTCCAGAACCTTGCTGCAATTTCAGCTCAGCCCAATTACAGAATTATAGCCATTTAACCTATTCCTACCCAGCTCTACAAGCAGGACACAGAATGCTGATTGCTATAGGTGGGGGTAGAAAAACggagatggaatggagtatcctggaagagGATATGGTTCActgactggaaccctgaacaggagcttTCCACATGCAACCTTTTGTTGTATTTATAATTATCCAGTCCACActatttcattttataacactGCCATTGTGTCACCTAGTTGCTCTTCCACATACTTTACATGAACTACATGTTTAATTGAAGATTCTGTGATAGTTTCTAAATCCTTTGGGATGTAAGTATTTCATCTTTAAAGCCTGTCTCAGCTTGAGTAATAGGAAACCATATCTCATCTCAAAGTAATCCAATTTCAGCCTTCAGGAGAAGATTCATAAATCCTTATTAGAAGAGACAAAAGACAGGCTATTGCCTTTGCCTCTGATTTAATTTATCTTCTGTCTCAACAACATATTTTGAAACCCAACTAGAGGAATAATCTGCAATCTGCCAGGGATTCCGAATAAGTGTGAGACACACTGCATAAAGCACTCCTGCTAATAGTAACACTTTCCAATCTCTTGCTACGCAAATAATATTTCTCCAAAGGGATATCTTGACTGAAATTGAGAGTACTACAAAACGAGAGGTTTGTGGATTACAGCTAGTATCCAAAGTCGTTTTTTGTGAAACTATGGAAAATAAACTTTAAGGCCCTGGTCTTCTATTCCAGAGacggggaacctcaggcctaggaATGCAGTGGTCTACTCAGGAATAAGGAACCAGACAACTGAATTCCAAGTCTCCCACCTGAGAGGTCCCCAGGCACTTACttggggtttggtttccttggaatgagggaagaagggactgtggtgtctttaggatatatggtttagttACGCATATATACAACCCGAGTCGAAGATGGAGGGGCtcgcagcattaacactccaaaagggtcttgtttctcccataggcaCAGCCTTGGAGTCAAGCATAAAATCAGGCAGAGCTCTCACACTCTGACTTCTGCCTAAACCCTGCTTCCAGCTCTCTCACATAACACTGGCCCTAGCTTTTGTCTACTGACTACCAGCCACGTGAGAGAGGGGCcacacccatttgccctctggcacagaacAACTTCTTTTGTTATACTAAGGGTCTTTAACTCACAAAGAAACTTttccattagaagaagaagaagagtttggatttgatatcccgctttatcaccacctaaaggagtctcaaagcggctaacattctcctttaccttcctcccccacaacaaacactctgtgaggtgagtggggctgagagacttcagagaagtgtgactagcccaaggtcacccagcagctgcatgtggaggagcggagacgcgaacccggttcaccagattacgagcccaccgttcttaaccactgtaccacactggctcttgctgGAACCAGAACCCCAGGGATTAGAAGGCActtgagactcttcatctcagggttgtgagttcaagccccacattgggcaaaagattcctgcattgcagggggttggagtgcatgaccctcatggtcccttcgaactctaggATTTCTGTGATCACGTGGTCATACGGATTAACtccccaaactcacaacactgTGACAATAAGCACTGGTGCCAGTCAAACCTGTTTGGAGTCAAACCTCTTCGAGAGGGTATATTTTCCCCACTTGCTGCCCTGGAATGAGTCCTTGGCCCAGCCCACCTCATCCCCTTTCCCCCTACTACaaatcaaatttctgccccaaGCCTTTATATGGGGGCATCCTCCTCAGGACTAGCTGACCTAATCCATCCAAGGTtggcagcaaaaaaaccccacctctgtTCATTCTCACAATCTCCTGAGTATATCATGTAGCCAAACAGAGGCAGGGAACTATCCTGGCCCTCAAAACTCACAAGACCATGGGTGACCTCATGTACATACACACATGCCTGcaacttctcctcctgcaatttttctttcacagatggaagtggggggggggggactatcaTCATCCACTCCTCACCTCCAGCCTGTAGTTTACTCTTCTCTGGGGCACTTTCTTCCTTCTCTGGCCTGACTCCCTCCAATTTTGGGGGCTTCAGCTTTCTGTGTCTTCCACACTGGCAGGCTCCTGGACAATcaacctctcttcttcttcttcttctggtactGACTGCAACTCTTTGCAGTCCAAGTTTTTCAGCTGATCATTCTGTCCGTGGATCTCTTCAGCCACCCCTGCAGCCTGAGTATACTGCAGCTGGTCTTCAGGGTCAATCTTAACCCCTTGTAGTGGCTGATCAGGCAGGGCCCTCGGCTCCTTGCATGGAGTCTCCCTTTTCTCTTCAAAGGAGCTTTTTAGCTGCCCCATTTGCTCCTGGGTGTTCCTGGTACATAGCTTTCGTCTCCTCTTCTGGACTCTTAAAttgctgtttctgctgctccatTTGCTGCTGGAGTATCAACCTAAGCTGTTCCTTAGCCCATCCTTCAAGGTGGCTGTGATGAGGAAGAAGGGGCAGAATTCTGATAGTACTTCTTTAGATTCAAGCCAGATTACTGTATATTGGTGatattttgcattcattttgCAAAAGGATCCAAACGAAGATACAGAATGGAATGACATACTAAGAGATTTTGGTATACTGCCTCCAAAAGAAGAGGTTAAGGATGAAGTTGAAGAAATGGTTTTACGTTTACAGAAAGAAGCAGAAGGTAAGTGTAGTTGTGAAAAGTATTGTCAATTATTAAAATTAAGACCCATCATTTCAGCACTGTACCAGGTGGAATAGTACAATAGAGAAGTAAAGTTGTCCCTGCCTTGCAGAATATAAAGGTTGATCTACACATTAAGAAAAGGCATATAGTTCAGCCTTCCTGGGATTGTGTTATTTGAGAGGACAGATAGCAGATCTATTGTTCACCAAGACATTGTTCAAGTAATGGAAAGCTAATATGCAGTGGGAAATATTCTATTCTAACCTAGACGTTTCCTGATTGTCCAACTTTCTACAAGCAGTGAGTTTTAAACAAACAGCCTTTATTACAATTCAAACTCGCTGCTTTGTGTCCTACCCACTGGAAGGAAAATAAATTTTCTACTTCATCTATATGATCCTGAACCTGCATTTTAAAGCAGCTGTGGTGCAGAAGAATAGGCAGATACACTTTTTCTGAATGTATATATAAACAGCCATCATTAGCATATATCTGGAAATTGCCTCTATTGAAAGCTCATTGCACAATAGCCATAAACTAGAATATTGTAAGCATGGAAGTTTCCCATTCAGGTTCCTCTGTCAGATACTCCTTTTGGAAGTAGATTCAAAATTTGTTTAATCCCAGAAATTTAATCCCAGAAATATGCATATTCTTCAACACCCCCCCAATTCTTCTTTTAGTGAAGCCATATGAAAAAATGAACCTGAAACAACTCAAAGAAGCTGAAGATGAATTTGATGAGGAAGATAGAAAAGCAGTTGAAATGTATAGGTATGTCAAGCTACTAATAACCACTCTcaaagccaatacagtggtacctcgcaagacgaatgccttgcaagacggaaaactcgcaagaagaaagagttttccgtttttcgaggtgcttcgccagacgaatttccctatgggcttgcggggacctcttttaaatgcggtcggtcgggagcaaagactttcgcccaccgccggccttcagaagaggtcctggacctcttctgaaggccggcggggggcaaaagtctttgctcccgaccgcctgccttcccaggatagcggagaagcgcagcgcgtttctccgctatcccgacggcttttgaaagcccttctccccacctcccgccccgcaagctccggggacaggagggctttgctgccgcccgccagcattttaaaatcgccccgggacagcggaggctttgctgccgcctgccagcattttaaaatcgccccgggacagcggaggcttcgttGCCGCCCGCCAggattttaaaatcgccccgggacagcggagaagtctccgctgtcccaggggcttttaaaatgctggcagttggcagcaaagccctcctgtccccggagcttgcggggcaggaggtggggagaagggcttttcttcccaccgccagccttcagaacagccttctgaaggctgacggtggggagaaaagcccttgttcccccccccccagccttcagaagaggttgcgggacagactgtccccggacctggtctgaaggcggtttccataggaacgcattgattgattttcaatgcattcctatgggaaaccgtgcttcgcaagacaaaaaactcgcaagaagaaaaaactcgcggaacgaattaatttcgtcttgcgaggtaccactgtactgagtaagAATATTCTAAACTGGAGATTAAGTATAGAAAAAGGACACACTTCTTATCCATATAACCTCCCAATCCCCTTTCTAAAACACTACTGCATAATTTAACTTATTTAGTTTCCCAGGGGGACTGTAATCCATGAAAGCTTCTGCTACAATAAATTTCTTAATCTTTAAGATATCACAAGTGTCTTTGTTGCTTTAACTATCTGAAATCCATTTACTACaggataaataaattttatttctaaCGTTGATAGAATTTCTTTTTCATGAGCCAGTAGTGCCACCTAGTGATTACCATACCCAAAGTTCCTGCATGCTGTATTCACTACTCAAAGTTGGCATATTGctcaaattatttttctgcccTCTTGTTATTCCTATTTCGTAACCTTGTCCACACTTATGTTGACAGGCTGCATGTGTATTTGAATAAACCCTTCCCCACATCTAACAATGCTCCTTTTTCCAAACCTGTAAGGAACAGGAGTGATGATAGTCCTCCCACCCACTGTCAAACTTTCTCTCCAGTGTCTATTAATAATCATATGAAAAGTTATTACTTCACATGAATTTTGTTAAATTAGGAAACGACGTTTAGAAGAACTGCAAAAAGGACAAAGATTTGGAGAACTCAGAGAAATTTCTGGAGAACAGTATGTGAAAGAAGTTACAAATGCACAAAAAGGCGTCTGGGTTGTCATCCATTTGTACAGACCAAGGTAATAGTGAGAATTTCAAAAAGGGTGCTTTAAAATTTGGCAgaataaaactatatacatataaagTTAACTCTGGGTTATGGCTTGAATAGGCACCCGTTCTTAATAATTTCTGACTGGTTTTCTTGAGGCAAATATCTGTACCAGATTTCTTCTAGATCTGCAGTTTAGCAACATCAATGAAAACTCTCTATGTTCATATGCTATCAGCAGTTGCAATGTCCTGTCATACTAGCAAATGGGGGTTCCCTTGATAGGTAAGAGTAGGACTGTGGACTAGTTCACACATGGCCTAAGCCAATGTTCCTCAGGCTTGGGTCTCTAGAtgatcttggactacaactctcaccgtCCTCAAGCAGCTTCACTACTGGTCagagatgatgtgagttgtaatcCATCCATTTACGGGGATCCAAGGTTGAAGAACTCAGGCCTAGGCTATACACAAGAAAGGAGGTAGAACCATATTGTCCAAACTTCCCCACTCTGCTGCCTCCCAGATGTTTGGGACAACCTCAATAAGCCACAACCAGCACATGGGTCACAGGTTGCCATCCTCAGCAATAGACTATTTGTGAATTTTGTAGGGCTGCAGTCTGGGATATATATATGTGTACCTATTGTGGGGTGCTAGGAACCTCTACATAGAAGGGGATGCATCCTAGAATGAGCGTGAATACAAATGGCGTATTGGGTTTTGTTCTGGGGCAAGAAAATGCAGCACAGCTTTATATGCATAGGATGATAGCTATGGGAACATGTCATGGGTATCAGTCTCATGCTAATGGGCTAGTGCAATGGGCTTAGAAATGTACTCAGTTAAGGGCTCAGAAATATTGGGTGCAACATGCTGAACTGAGCAGGGAAACAACTGGAGTGAAACTCAGCCATACAGTTGAACCCAAAGTAGCATTCTGTCcttctgatgtgaaaatgtgagtGTGAATTTAGTGGAATGGTTGATAgcggtttggtgtttttttaaaaaaaaatctagcatTTCCTTATTTGTGCCAGAGCTTAACCATCAAACACATTTGCTCTTTTGGATTTTTAAAGCATTCCGTTGTGTGTGTTAATTAATCGTCACCTCAGTCTACTGGCCACAAAGTTTCCGGAGACCAAGTTTGTGAAAGCCATTGCAAACAGCTGTATTGAAAATTACCACGACAGTTGCTTACCTACGTTATTTGTGTATGAAAATGGAGAGATAAAGGGCAAGTTCATTGGAATCAGAGAATGTGGAGGAACATATCTTACAGTAGAAGGTAATGCTCAAAACACTTCAGCAAACTAAAGGCCAGTAGACAAAGATTTGGCTGGTTATTGCAAATTTATGTGAACTGcagccttctttatctttgcagTTCTTAGCCATATTAATGACTCCTTTCCACCCATTCTTTATCCAAGTTTTACCTCTCTCAAGCTCTTCCTTTCCAGCCTTAACCCTTCTCTCATATTGTTCTGTACCACTGCTTGTTTCAATCTCTATTTCCAAAtcctcttcctttcctgtttATCTAGACCTCCTGATCTGCCTGGTCCTCCTTAAGATCTATGAGCTCAACCAAACACCAGTGGCAACTCTTTGGATTACAGCTACTGAGCCAATGGCCACTAGAGACTCTTCTGGCTGCTCTGTCTCCCAGTGATGGGCATAATAGCTGAGAGATCGCCCCCAATGCTGCCACTGAATTGCTTAATATATTGTAATATAAATTTTACAGTAAAATGTTGCAGCAGTTCATAAAAGAACATGTGAAGTGTGAAATGCTTCAATGTGGACTAACCAAGATAACTATTCACTGAATACTGTAACTTTACCGAAAAGCTTTGGCGTAAGTTTGCAACTAAAGGCAATAACTGTTTACTTAAAGACATGTATTAAATAGCTTGTT from Podarcis raffonei isolate rPodRaf1 chromosome 9, rPodRaf1.pri, whole genome shotgun sequence harbors:
- the PDCL2 gene encoding phosducin-like protein 2 isoform X2, which gives rise to MQDPNEDTEWNDILRDFGILPPKEEVKDEVEEMVLRLQKEAEVKPYEKMNLKQLKEAEDEFDEEDRKAVEMYSIPLCVLINRHLSLLATKFPETKFVKAIANSCIENYHDSCLPTLFVYENGEIKGKFIGIRECGGTYLTVEELEWKLAEVGALKTDLEENPKKEVVDMMTSSLRNASINDV
- the PDCL2 gene encoding phosducin-like protein 2 isoform X1, encoding MQDPNEDTEWNDILRDFGILPPKEEVKDEVEEMVLRLQKEAEVKPYEKMNLKQLKEAEDEFDEEDRKAVEMYRKRRLEELQKGQRFGELREISGEQYVKEVTNAQKGVWVVIHLYRPSIPLCVLINRHLSLLATKFPETKFVKAIANSCIENYHDSCLPTLFVYENGEIKGKFIGIRECGGTYLTVEELEWKLAEVGALKTDLEENPKKEVVDMMTSSLRNASINDV